The following nucleotide sequence is from Oncorhynchus clarkii lewisi isolate Uvic-CL-2024 chromosome 6, UVic_Ocla_1.0, whole genome shotgun sequence.
ATAATCCAATATGCAGCAGCTTTCAATTAAGGAGCCCCAGGGGTACAGGCCCTTGTTATCACATTCTCCTCTTCACTCTGGGGCATCCCCTCCGCTTCCAATAACACCACAGCCCCTCCAACTGCTGCCCGGCTATTTTTCTAATATAAATGCCTTCACTTTGAAATATGGAACAAACAGTCAAAGTGCCTCTTTTTCATGCACTCCTGCAAAAAGCTAAGGGTTGTATCTTAAAATGTTGTTGTGCATTAATCACACTACTTAAATGTAGCCTCTCTGCAGAGACACACTGTCAGGGAAGATTGATATTACACAACATTCTCTCAACACTGATAAACAGAGTAATGCAATGATCCAGAGCACATTGAGAAGGTTCAAGAGTTCTACATTCTTTTCAGGTTAAATTTAGATTGAAATTCCAATATTCCAAATACATATAGGAAATTATATATACACAATGATGTGTTCTTTAACTTGTGAATGCACCCCAGTGTCCTTCTCTTGGTAAACAGTTCAGGTCTGATACAATCTGATCAATATATTAAAACAGGCGCAAGAACAGCATCAGCTGCTATGCATGTCAAACTTTCCATAAGAAGTGATGCCCAGGCCTGCACAGCACTGAGGAGCAGATAGGGGATAGACATGTGAAAACACTCCTCCTAACAGTGGCCGTCACCCAAGAGAGCCAGAGTCAGGACAGCTAGCTAAACACAACTCCCTGACATCATTAAAAAAAACTTACCAACTAGAGAGATCAGTACCTTATTAGCTAAAAGAAACAACACTTGCCTTAGCAGAGGTGGAAAGGGTTAGACTATTGACACTCCAACAGCTTCCATTTAACACATCTAATTCCGGTCCACTGAATAACAGTTCACAAACCCAAGCTACTGTATCGCAGATGACTTTACTGTTAAGTAAAAGCACAATCCAGATCAAATTGTATATCCCTGTCTATGTGTCTGGCTAAGTTTTTCATACTCAAACATACATTTTAAGGTTATTCCTCTACTTTTATTATGCAACACAGTTACAGTTGATGTTATATAATACAAAGTCACAGCATCCTAAGCAGGAAATGCTTCCTTTTATGGTGGCCAATATTTATTTAGCCCCAAGGACCCTCAGAGTTGCCCTAGGCTGGGCTCTGGAATGAATAGGGGCTCCCAGGGCAGGACAGGACTGCTCCCTGAGGTGTGTGCCTGCCTGGCCCTCACAGGTAATAGAGACTGGGAGAAGGCCATTCTAAGGGACATGCGGCCTCTGGTCTCAATCAGTGGAGCTGTGAAGGCTCCCATTAATGTCCTGTCAGTGTAAGAGTAGATCCCAGCCTTGTGGGTCAACAGCAGGGGCCTTAATGGACTAAACAGGCAGACCACAAAAAAAGGTTTCTTAATGCCCAGAGCCAGCCATGCTCTCATAACCATAGCCAACACCACCAGCCTGGTGCCTGTTTAGAAACATGATGGGACGGCAGCTTGGCATCTTGGTGAAATCAAATCTGTCTCGGAGTTGAGATTTCCACTGTTTGATAACATTCAATGATATCACAAGCATAGAATATGTGGTGCCAGATCTTGTGTTGGATCAGTGTCTTGTTTCTTTCAGCCTGTACAGACAGGACCCATGGAAAACACACCATTACTAAAGTGATAATACCTGACAAAATAATACCCTTTCACTTGAGACATGCTAACCCCAAGAAGTGAATATGAGTATGAGTTTAAAGGAAAAAACACAATTTCCTTTAATTGTCAGTGTTAaataacagtaataacaatattttttgtgaacaaatgtttcattttgacGTTATAATAAGCTAGGTAGCAACATTGAAAATCattgtggaaatctgttgcagctcaagtcgaCTACATTGTGCAAAATGCAATGCTTTGTCTataggctggctggctagctagcaaatgtagctaaacacacaataataccaaagacaatatcagcatgtaatgtagctagttagctgtaaaaTCGCTTATACAAACTGCACAAATACATTTCTACAAGGGCAGAtatacttttgaggagatgggaaacgTTGCTCATGTTACGTCAATGGGCCGCGAGGTGTATTCTGGGAAAAAGAGTGCTCTCCTTCAAGGAGTCAATGGGAGTCTATTGGGCGCCAGCTCAAAAACATGAAAACATGACAtcactcagagatgcacaaaaacaatataacataAAAAATGGGTGAACCTTTCCTTTGAATTATACAAATGAGTTTGTTTAGGTTTTATAACACATTCATCCATTTATCAAAACGGTAGGCCTATATTGTGCGATTAGAGATCATTTCAATGAGATAGCTGACCACAGCGTGGAATATCACAGTATTTTTAAAACAATTCATTATTTGTGCCAAACCAATgacctccctttctctttccccatCCATTCCTGTTGTTCTAAATCCCTATACCtcctaaggtgtgtgtgagtgagagccCTTCCCAGACTGATGGAGCTCCCCGTGGTGCTGCTGTTCCTAGTGTATGGTCTTGTCTCTGGAGCCAAGCAGCCCCAGGGTCCGGGGAACCCTCAGGAGAGCAACCCCCAGGCCAGGAGCAAGGAAAGGGAGAGCAATGAGGATGGCCTGGAGAGAGAGTTCCTGTATGCTGGGCAGAGGAGCAGGCGAGCCGCCGCTGAACCCCAGCAGCCTGACAAGTGTTCCTACACCTTCATCGTTCCCCAGCAGAAGGTGACAGGGGCCATCTGTGTGAACCGCAAGGAGCCGGATGCAGCGCTGGAGAACCGCGTCAACAAGCAGGAACTGGAGCTGCTGAACGTGGAGCTGCAGAAGCAGAAGAGGCAGATCGAGACGCTGCAGCAGCTGGTTGAGGTGGACGGAGGCATCGTCAACGAGGTGAAGCTGCTGAGGAAGGAGAGCAGGAACATGAACTCCAGGGTGACCCAGCTCTACATGCAGCTGCTACACGAGATCATCAGGAAGAGGGACAACGCCCTGGAGCTGTCCCAGATGGAGAACCGCATCCTCAACCAGACCTCGGAGATGCAGCAGCTCACTAACCGCTACAAGGACCTGGAGCACAAGTACCAGCACCTGGCCACTCTGGCCAACAACCAGTCGGTCCTCATCGCCCTGCTGGAGGAGCAGTGCCAGGGTCGGCCCGTCAGCCCCCCTCGCCCTGTTCCCGTCCCCCAGCCAAGGCCACAGCCCCCACCCCCACCTGCACCATCACCACCCATCAACAAGCCCTACCAACCTCCCACCTACCCACGCCTCACCAACCAGATCACCAACGAGATTCAGAGTGACCAGAAGTCTGTACTGCCTGTCATTCCTACCATGCCCAGCGGCACAGGCAGCCCCTCTATCACTACCAAACCCTCTGGTGAGTCTCTCTGTTTCATTGAGCAGCCTGGCTGTTTTATGTTACCAATTGAAATTAATATTCCTTGATACAGATCTGGTCTGAAGTTACATTTATATGAGGGGTCAAGCGGAAATAGAGAAGCTGGCATGTTCTATGAACACTCATCAGACTAATGTCTGCGCCAGTCTGAAACAGAGGGTTGTGTGTGAGAGCAGTTTGGTATTTCTTAATCATCAGCCAACAGCAGCTCTCCATTCTTTATCCATTCTTCTCACTATTGTCTATGGGAATAATAAGTTCCACACATTCCCTGAGAAAAGGCCTCTAAGGGAGAACAGAGCTGTTGTTGTCTCAAACCCTTTGAGATGCATATCATCTAATGGGCTTGATACTACAGTCAGCTGATTACAATCCACACAAGAATCTTAAAACACATATTTATGTGTGCTCATGGATGGTTGGGCTAGAGCCCTCTGGTTTTGAGGCCAGTGAAAGTGGAGCTGTCTGAACCTATCCTCCTTGATTTGGTACACTTAATGAAGCTTAAGTAAGTGGATGATTAATTGATAGATTTAGTTAACTGTATAGTTGATGAAATATAACAGGGATCACAACTGGATAAGGCTGTCTGTCATGTactctagttgtgtgtgtgtttggcgagTTAACTTGGTCTTTATCTGATAAGAGAAGTAAAACAATCTGACTggtcttcaacaaaacatgaCTAATTCCTACAG
It contains:
- the LOC139410870 gene encoding angiopoietin-related protein 2-like: MELPVVLLFLVYGLVSGAKQPQGPGNPQESNPQARSKERESNEDGLEREFLYAGQRSRRAAAEPQQPDKCSYTFIVPQQKVTGAICVNRKEPDAALENRVNKQELELLNVELQKQKRQIETLQQLVEVDGGIVNEVKLLRKESRNMNSRVTQLYMQLLHEIIRKRDNALELSQMENRILNQTSEMQQLTNRYKDLEHKYQHLATLANNQSVLIALLEEQCQGRPVSPPRPVPVPQPRPQPPPPPAPSPPINKPYQPPTYPRLTNQITNEIQSDQKSVLPVIPTMPSGTGSPSITTKPSGPWKDCLQALEDGHTASGMYLVKPENANKLMQVWCDQRHDPGGWTVIQRRLDGSVNFFRNWETYKQGFGNIDGEYWLGLENIYWLTNQRNYKLLVTLEDWSGRKVFAEYASFRLEPEADFYKLRVGRYHGNAGDSLTWHNGKQFTTLDRDHDAYTGNCAHYQKGGWWYNACAHSNLNGVWYRGGHYRSRYQDGVYWAEFRGGAYSLKKVSMMIRPNPNTFH